In Leptolyngbya sp. O-77, the genomic window TACGGAGGCGATGCGTTTGGATTTGGGCTGTTTCCAGGGCAATACGGCATGGTGCTGCTGTCGAAATATCCCATCGCGCTAGATCAGGTGCGGACGTTCCAAATGTTTTTGTGGAAAGATATGCCCGGTGCGCTGCTGCCCAGCGATCCGGCGACCCCCGACGCGGGCAACTGGTATTCTCCAGAAGAATTGGCGGTGTTTCGGCTGTCGTCCAAAAATCACTGGGATGTGCCCATTCGTGTGGGAGATCGCACGATTCATGTCCTCGCCAGCCACCCCACGCCGCCCGTATTCGACGGGCCCGAAGACCGCAACGGCCGCCGCAACCACGACGAATTGCGCCTGTGGGCAGATTACATCACGCCTGGCCGCGCCGACTATCTCTATGACGACCGGAGACAGCGGGGCGGGCTGAGCGACACAGCTTCGTTTGTAATTATGGGCGACCTGAACGCCGACCCCATCGATGGCGACGGAATGCCAGGGGCGATCGCCCAACTGCTCGACCATCCCCGCGTCAACGCCGACCTCGCGCCCAGTAGCGCAGGGGGACAGGCGATCGCCGCCGCCAGCACCGCCACCGGCCCCACCCGCTTCCACACCGCCAGCTTCGGTCGCCAGAGCCTCCGC contains:
- a CDS encoding endonuclease/exonuclease/phosphatase family protein — translated: MQSSAEAAPIRFASFNAYLNRETEGQLLADLATPDHPQVQAVAEIIQRVNPDVLLLLEFDYDTTGEAVRRFQENYLAVGHNGAAPIRFPYVYLAPSNTGIPSGFDLDNDGQVSTTPGTRAYGGDAFGFGLFPGQYGMVLLSKYPIALDQVRTFQMFLWKDMPGALLPSDPATPDAGNWYSPEELAVFRLSSKNHWDVPIRVGDRTIHVLASHPTPPVFDGPEDRNGRRNHDELRLWADYITPGRADYLYDDRRQRGGLSDTASFVIMGDLNADPIDGDGMPGAIAQLLDHPRVNADLAPSSAGGQAIAAASTATGPTRFHTASFGRQSLRLDYVLPSTDLTVVGAGVFWPAPGDPLFRLVGDGDPIISSDHRLVWVDVEVE